The genomic interval AGGGTCCTTCGCCTTgaccaagggttaggtttacataaagaaatagggtttatcacttggaatccctagagcttcttgcgaCTTTGCACAGtatgagatgttgagactgattgatttctacaccggggcatagtgtagagttagtcatggttgaccttaggttttcgaccatgtatcttaggatgtccacgactcattgagcattagttaggaagcataatagatgtttttgcacttgaagcgataatcctaggcggaacaatatccgagtaccccacttcttataaattgtctttcctctcacttatttgtgcctctctttcttatttcttttatttttgtctacattatatcttatcaacacaatcattgtttcatcttcgcttgattaagtagcaatcttggtgtttctatttcttattccctatggatacgataccccactcacctgggatttattactttgacaaacccgtgcacttgcgggtcacacgcaaggggtgtatcaGCTGAGCATCCATTGtctgttttcattcatttctaagttcatgtatgttatccttgagcatatatatgtgtattagAGCATGGATCTATTAGTGTGTTTGAAACTCTATATGCATAGTTTGTatgtttctctaatttcttgGAAATTTTGTTGTACTTGTGACCTGTACATTTCTTGAAGTTTATTATCAGGTCATGTTGTTGATGCTCCCCTTGCGTACTTTTGAACCTTCTGctatgtatatattttgttcCTTGTTGCGAAAATTTAGGATTTTGTCATCCTTGCAGTGACTCGAGGGTTGCATAGCGTGGATGTCCTTCCTCGGGTTGCCACGGCGGTTGTCGCATCCTTAGGCCCGCGGGCAGGGCGTTACACATTCTTCCTTGGTGAAATATTATGGAAGCATAACCCTATTGCAGGCTATAGAACTCACAAGATTCCAACAAATTTGAAACTTACTACATTCCCACAACACGTATTCTATAATTTCTAATGTTAGACCACACAACAAACATTCTTTCTGGGGGACCgagttgattcttttttttttttgccaagatgATCAGCTAGGCCGCTAAGAAAGGCAGGGGCATGCACAAAcctcggtggagcaagtggaGACGGGGCGGCCCATGCACTCATGGGCACTAGGACCGCCCGCACACAAACACTACTCACATTCTCAGAAAATGTGCCATCACCCAtaattcgaactctcaccattTGTAAAGCATTCTAATGGAGACATGGCTACCAATATACCACTTGATCGTTAGTGCCCCGAGTTGATTCTATACACAAATAAACAAAGGTGGGGAAGCGTACCATGGGAGACCTTCCATAAGAAAAGCTAAAATTTGGGATCTACTTTCAACCTCTAAAGAGTACACCACCCTCTCCAAGTCTCTAAAAGATGTGCCTTCCtatttaaatccaaataaaCAACCTGTAGAATTTTATTAGCATTTGAAGAAGGATGCCACACCCACGTATTTAGGTTACTCCTATCAATTTTAACTTTGGAAATCCAATTTCAATCCATTTATCTACAAAGTAAAAGAGTGATAGCCATGGGTTTGAGATGGGTGGTCTCCACATAATCAAGAGTTGTGAGAATTCTCAAGTTTTAAATCCATGTTAACAAAAGTGGACTTTAAATTCAAAGGTAGTTCAAAAAGCCAGGGATTAGTCCACACATTTGAATAGCAAGGAATACAATGGCTGATCCAAAGATTAGACAAAATAAGCATTTGGAATTTTATTTAAGGCCCGTTGATATTTCAAGTGAAAAATATCAACCTAAAATTTGTTTGAACCATTCAGATTATAACCAACCATGTTTGAACCATATCCAACCTACTTGTAGACCACTttgcaaaaatcaaagaaacttTAGATCATTtactctatttaaaaatatatattattaaaaaaatacttggtAAAATTAGGGATGGACATAGGGTTGGGAATCCTCAATTCCCTCAAACGCAAAGGACTCGAATGGGGAAAAATCTCTAGTCCCTATAACAGGACGGGGAATGCTCTCTCCAGGACTCTGCCCCTAAATAAAATTAGTTCCACCCCGAAATAaaagtatatttatatataattctttataCACTGTATGGATGACATTGacacaaaaataatgaatttaaaactaataaatatcaaaCTCACAAGTCGcacctcaattttttttaactagaaGAAATCGAGGCGGGGATCTCCAACCCCGGGCAATAGGGGCTTCCTCTTCTTTGGTCGCCCAATCATGGCGAGGACGAGGAATCCTTGCCCTAGACTTGGAAGTAAGTGTAAAGAGCCTACCTGCCTTTGCCCCATGGCCATGGTTAAGTAAAATttcatctaaattttttatgacccaaatttataataataataatttttagaatGACCAATAGATTCTGAAAAAAATTGAGGCAGTGACAGGTAAAAATTGATAGTCCAAACCAACTAAACTCGATCTTACATGAACATACATATCTATTTATCTTAAGCATTAAgttaaatcttaattttaattacattttcTTTATTGCATGAATACTGAAATTACTTGAAAATTAGGATTACATTGGAAATCACACTTAATGATAGTCCAAAACAACTACAATTTGTTCAAttgcaaatataattaaatgtgaTTAAGCATACACAACATGACAAACTGGAATTCATCAAAGAGAAGGTTGAGGTTCATGTTACAGTTCCAAAATGAGCTTTGGAAATCTAGGTCGCTCTGCATCAGGATGGATCAGCATTATGCCATCCTTTTGTGCATGGAGGTATGTTCATGAACTCATCAAACTCCTTCACATGCATATCACAGCACTTCCACTGCAAAGAAAAATGTATAGGAGATCTTTTATGTATTAAGGAAACAATATAGACCTTGTTAACTAAGTTAACAGTGAAGCAAGCTTACCCCTCTGATTCTGTCATGAAATACAGGTGGCCCTGGATGGTACTCACATGCAGTTTCGTGGTTATCCTTCTCTTTGAAGGTCTTTCCACATCCTTTGTTTCGGCAGGTCTGGATTTCATTCAGATCGATCTTCTTCTTAACTGGAGCAGGTTTATCCTTCTCACTATCATCTTTGGAATTGGGAAGCAATAACGGTTTTGAAGGttttgtttgtgatccttgacAGACAATATTTGGAGGTGAAAAACATGAACTCCTAAACCAATTTGACAGCCTACAATTCTGCATATTAACTTGCAGAAAGACAATTCTATTTCATTCGATTATATGATGGGGGTGAAGTAGTGTACCATGATCTGAGCAAAAGAAACCTTGGCGACATCTTGAACAAGTATCATTATTCTTTTTTGTCAGAGAAACTGGTGCAATTGGCTTTGGAGGGCTTGGAGATTGTCTGTTAAGTACTGGTTTTTCAGTAGTATGCTTGCCTGTCTTGCATCTGAAAGGAGAAAGAATAATTGACAATGATCAGGCAAGGAAGTTCTTTTAACAAAGCAAGACAGCCATGATGCAATCCCAGATGCAAAGGCAGTCACAGTCTATCTTAAAGAAATGAAGCCATCAACGTATTTTAAAATGAAACCAAAACACCCGATGCCATAAAATGTAGTACATATAAAGGTCAGAGGTGCCAAGTTGGATTTGCAAAACATGATTCATGAGCAAATCAAATGAGATTAATGCAAGTCCATGGCATTTATTATGTCAAGTAGATCTTCCCTTTGTGTATTTGTGAAGAAAAGGTAGAAGCATAGTAATCAAGATACTCTCCTTCAGTTTAATAATACATAGTAGTGACCAAAAATTTACATACCCTGGAATAGCTAAAAATAAGCTGAAGTCGTGGCTCCTCTGCTTGCAACAGCTCCATTCTTTCATACCGTCATGAAAAATAGGCTGGCAAAGTTGTATTATATTCTCATTTAGGAATTTTAGCCATCATACTCCCAAAGAATAGTTCACACAATCAGAACTTGACTTACCCCCTGATGTGGATGAAGTGGCAAAGTGAGAAAAAGAGAGGGAGCAGGAGCACACCACACCCATCAAAAGAAATGGTcagtttgaaaaatattaagtagAGCCATATTTCAGAAATATGTGCAATTACCACATGCTGGGTTTCTAGTGAAATATCAGAAGACTGAGTAAAAAAATAGATCATAAGATAATCAAGTAGAATGagattaatatacatattaatacCAATCTATCgttagaaaataaaatggttgttttagggaaaaataaaatgcatagaatattgaaaaaaattgaacaacttGTTTTTCCTTTGAAGTCATGCGGCAGAAAatctttatcatgttttatggaGATAGGAGATTGGAGATGGAAGAATAAAATTCGCAATGCACACATTTCAAAAGATAGGTCAATGGagataattttgtcatttatatgGCTCTCCCCTTCAAGCTACACTATAGTAGTAAACCGAGCATTATCAATGACAATGAACGAGAAAATTTGAGATGTTTTAGTATAGATTATAATAGTCTACAAAGCATAATAAATCAATATGCTTTCCACTGAACAGTCAGTTTGAGTTTATAATACCTTTTCCACTTGATGCTTCAAAAAAAGcattaaaaaatttcagaatATTTAGTATCAGAAATGTTTATATAGGTTGGCTAACAAAGTCCACATTAGTGATAACATAAGTTCATTAAGTCCAAGAACAATTAAACTAGTTAATTTCAGGATGATTGAAAGACCATACAATGTATGATGATCAGACATCAACATCTCACTCACTGTGAACAAAACAAAGTTTCCCATTACCAAAACAATTGAATTAAAATCAGTTTGCCGATTGAATGCTTAATAATTATAACCATCCCTTCGTGACAAGGTGGTTTTGACATCTCTAATGAAGGAAAAATCACAgtttttttccttgttctttttctttcatttggctatccatcatatttttcttcttaccatcaatcacaaaaaaatagctttccctttttttaacaCATTTTTCCTGCTACAATCAAGTAGTAAATCAAGCATTaacaatgagaatgatggaaaaaaatttttgagatGTTTAGTAGAGATTACAATAGTCTAGAAAAGTATAATGAATCAATATGCTTTTATGCTGAACAGTCAGTCTTGAGTTTATAATTCTTTTCTGCTTGATGCTTCAAAAAAATaagcacaaaaaaaattcagaatattTAATATCAGAGATGTCAATATAGGTCAGCTAAAAAGGGTGTGATCACAAAAAGTTCATGAAGACCAAGAACAATTCAACTAGCTGATTACAGGATGTTGGAAAGACCATACAAAAGTATGTTGATCAGACCTCAGCATCTCACTCTCACTAAGAGCAAAACAAAGTTTCCTATTACCACAACAATTGGAACTTAACTAAAAATAGTTTGGCAATTCAATGTCTGATAATTATAACCGTCCCTTAGTGACAAAGTGGTTTTGACataccaaatgaaaagaaaaatcacagtttttttcccctattcttttctttcatttggcTATCCATTATATTTTCTTCTATCCATCAATCACAAGAAAAAcagcttttccctttttttcacacatttttCCTTCCCTCCAATCAAAGCATGGTCCAAGAAGCTGTCTTTTTATCTTCTTAGACAAGTCTCAATTCCAAATGCAACGTTGGGCTTAAGTAGGAGTGGAGGAAAAACTGGTTTCTCGTGCCTTGgataaatgaagaaaacaatATCGATAcgaaaacaaaagaattatCCTTTGTATGTATCTCATTTTCCTTCTACCAAACTATGGCgaacaaatcaaaatcaaaatcaggtGAAACTGCTAGAATTTATCTCAAAAATCAGAAAGAAAACACAGAAACCTTTGATTTAGGAAGCAAACGCAATTGAAGCCATAGAACAAAAGTAAAGCATAGGAAAGCAAGAGATCGAATGGGAAAAGGAGAGGAACATTACAGAGTCGTGGTAGCGGCATGAGCCATCGGCGTTATCCTCCTCGGTGAAGAAGGCATCGCATCCGATCCTCTGGCACCGAACTGCGCCGACCTTCTCCATCCCGAGCTCTCtttcaaatctctctttgaactctttctcTCAAATCTAGAGACATCTTGCCTGCTTTATGGGCTATGGGAATCCGAAACAGGCCTTCAATGCTTGGGCTTTTGCTACATAGATCCATCCAATACTTGCCAACCTAaccatttttaataatttttgtcatttatatttaatgacCATATCATATAATTTCTAATATGGATTTATGCTTCCAAACTAAGAGTTCCACttaaaaaatagggaaaattactttttatgGGCTATGGGAAGTTTCATTCTTCCTGTTCAGTCCCTCTAGGTTTTCCATTTTCACAAAAGTCCCTCTTTTAATGTTTGCATTCCTCTTCAATCCTCACTGTCAAAGCTATCAGTTATTGGCCTGTGAAATGGCAAGCTTGTTGCCCTTAACTCAAAAGCAAACATTGGAGGGTTTTTTCCTCCAAGTCAAATCACCTTtggagaaaaggaaaaaggtaATCCCAAAGAAGCTATCAATTTCAGacccttttcatttttctttatgtaagtcttctttttcttcgttttattcttcttcttcatcttagtGCTGAAGCCTCCCATTTTTTTGTCCTCCTTAGATTCTTTTTTGTGCTCTTTATATTTGTGCACCTTCTTGAGGCCCAGAAAAGAGCTTTGTTAGGTTTGTCattatctcattttttattctccATCCTGAAGAGGACCGAGGCCGTGGGGAAAGCTTTTTAaggttcttcatcttttcatcttttatactaAGTAACAACCGATAACCTTTGTAACTTTTTCAAATTCCATGTAGGTGTTCATAATCAATGGAAACCTTTTGTGACGTGGCACAATACAAAGGAGGACATATGCTTCAATTCACCATATTGAGTTCATGGGAAACAGTAATGGGTGACATAAGTGAGCGATGAGCACTGGACGGTTCTAGGGTCAAGGTGGAGTTCGTGATACCTGACTCGTACAAGACGCTTTGCCCAATTAAGTCGGATGCTAACTTTCAACGCATGTACCATATACATCATACTTTCAACAAGACTGTCGTCGACATCGCCATCGAGAACACAAGTGTGTCAATGGATGGCAACTCGGGCTCATTGATTCCATtgtaataacaatgataattATTGCCGGTTATCTTTCATTTGTAGAGATGATAATCTGTACCCTACCAAACAGGTatacccatacccgtacccgtacccgtacctggtcaaagagggtaaagagggtattaccctctttgacagGGTGCAGGCTCAAATAAATGTATTACCCCGTTATTTTTTGAGCGGGTACTGGTCAGGTAAGGATATGTCCCTACCCTACCAGTACCCTTATCCATTGAAGTGGGTATGGGTAAAacccatacccttacccttaccctcatatatatatatatatatatatataattttttattaagttaaacatttacccacaatttagtaatttacctaaaatctattttcatggtgattaatttgaaaataatattttaaattttctcttaatatattattttgaattttatttaatttttatatttatatctaatagagcataatattattaaaattgaattttgaatatatattaagaatcataattaaattaaaaaaattaaacattataaaacaaatataaacattaatgtcataataatttattcagtAAATTATAGAAACatcctaaaaaaataagatgctattaagaaattaattggatatataaattaatcaattaatttacaaacttacgagaattacttaatttataattgcaCTTCAATTTAAAATCTCACttgacatttataaaatttgaaactatataaaatataaattgtagatatatgaaaaaatttaaaacaaaaactaagatAGTTAAACTTAAGCAATAAAGGTAGAGTTACGGTTCAGTATTAAATAAATGtcaatgaaaatcaatcaacttattatcttatataaagcaatttgttacatataatttttatatgattatatgatttaagataaacaaatatatatcaacttgtaattttgaatttatgaccaagtgtttaaacattttattgtaatggattattattattagtaaaatttaaatttaattcggtAATTTGAATATCGGGTAAGCCGGTACCCGCAGGTATACCCGTACGCTGCGGGTTAGGGTAagagtatgatttttttttaccctaGAGAGTACGGGTAAAGGTACATGTAAGAGTTTTGACATACCTGACCAGTTGCCATCCCTATTCATTTGTGTTACTGTGAATTCATCGCATACATGTTCATTAAATTGGCCTCATGTGTATTGCAATAGTTCTCTTGTTAGTAAACCTTCGTTCTGTgtaatattatgtgtttctgtgcgcaattattatttattgtgtaaCATTACTCGTTCTTGTGTAGGTTTAAAGTTTTTTGTGCAATAAACCATGGTATTGATATTGTCTGAGTTATGCATTGTCATGCAGGGACGCCTTCTCAACAAGTATGAACGCAAATGTCGAGACATATTTGTCCCAACATCCTCCTGCGGGTGTGCTCAGTATTGTTCAGTCTTCACAAACACTTGATGAGTTGACCTTAAAAGTGTGTCAATGCTTTGACAATGTAAAGCAGTTCAAAGATTGCCTACGGAACAACATTataagacaaaattttgattttacgtttataaaaaatgataaacttcaGGTGACTGTCAACTGCACTGCTCCAGATTGCTAGAGGCATATGCATGCATCGAGAGAGGGAAATGTTGACACCTTCCGGGTGAAGACAATGCAAGCAACACACAGTTGCGGTGGAGGCATTGGTACAACAACTCATCCTAAAGCAAGCAAAAAATGGGTCTCTCAACGTGTAATGCAGAAATTCAAGGAGCGACCATTAAATAGAGCTACGATTTGCTTCTTTGGGGTATGGAGTTCGCCTACCATATAAGCGTGCTTGGATGGGGAAAGAGATTGCACGGGCCGCCATTCATGGTAAGGAGGTTAGTAGCTACGATTTGCTTCTCTCGTATGCGGACGAAGTGGCTGAGACGAATCGTGATAGTTTGTAATCATTGAGAATGACGGTGAGCGATTTAAATgcgctttcttctcttttcaagCATGTTTGTTGGGGTTCAAGCTGGGGTGTATGCTATTACTTTTTGTTGACAGAACTCATTTGCTTGCCAAGTATGGCGGGATTCTGTCAGGTGCAACTGGTAAAGATGGCAATGAGGGTATCTTCCATGTAGTATTCGCTGTGATTGACAATGAAACAGATGATAATTGGACTTGGTTTCTTACTACTCTCGGGAAGGCATTGTATGGTGAAAGTGATTATGAggaagttattatatttatctcaGATCAGTCGAAGGGTCTTGTTAATGCAGTCCTGCGCATGTTCCCATCATCGCCGCATGGTTATTGTCTTCGCCATTTGGAAGCTAACTTTATGAAGGCTAACGGCAGACTTGGGAAAGCATTGAAAGAACAATGTTGGGTAGTAATCGTGAAAATTGCATATGTGTACGCGTCTAAAGAGTTCAACGATGTAGTCAGTGAACTTGTAGCTATATCGACCAATGCATATGATTGGTTGTTACACAAGTCCGACATTGATCATTGGTGTAACTATTTGTTCAAGGGTATGCGGTGGTGCGAGATGTACTCGAATGTACCGGAGTCTTTTAATGCCTGGATCAAAGAGGCAAGACATCTACCGGTAATGAGCATGGTCGATACTATACAGTAAGATTAATCTATAGTTCAATGTTTAATGTGTATAAATCGATAATAATGTGTAATAATTGCTGTTATTGTGTAAAAACGTCTTTTCCTGTGTAGTTGACAATGGTCATGTGTAGAAATACTAGTTAATATATAATACTTTTAATACATATTTAATATCTGACGTTATTGTGTAAAATAATAGTCTACTATGTATAATTTTAAGTACATGTAtactattttcaaaatactGTGTAGTATTTAACGTTAATGGTTGAGATCATGAAATGCTATGTATGATTACAAACTCGTTTGTAGCAAATTATGTTTATGTTAATTACTAACTCTTAATTGGCTTTGCACATGTTAACACGtaggtttaaacttatgaacatACTGAGTGAGCGGCGTGAAGTGTCCGCCATGTGGGACACATACCTTTGCCCTGAGAAACGCAAGAAGGTTGAACAAATCATTGAAAGCAGTCGGTATTTGCGGGTGGGACGATCAAGTGATGACACTTACGAAGTGGTTGACGATCACAATAGTGCTATCAACCTACGCGTCAGGAAGTGCTCCTGCAGGAGATGGGAAGTACATGGACTCCCGTGTAAGCATACAACTGACGCGATTATACAAACAGATACAAATGTACACTACTATGTTAACGAATATTTTATAGTCGAATGAATCATCGTGCATATGCCGAACCAATATACCCAATCCCTGACAGTGACAAGCCATCTGATGACACCTGTCAACTCGGAATGCGACCACCGATAGCAAAGAAACAACCCGGCCGT from Dioscorea cayenensis subsp. rotundata cultivar TDr96_F1 unplaced genomic scaffold, TDr96_F1_v2_PseudoChromosome.rev07_lg8_w22 25.fasta BLBR01000979.1, whole genome shotgun sequence carries:
- the LOC120255380 gene encoding cysteine and histidine-rich domain-containing protein RAR1-like encodes the protein MEKVGAVRCQRIGCDAFFTEEDNADGSCRYHDSGPIFHDGMKEWSCCKQRSHDFSLFLAIPGCKTGKHTTEKPVLNRQSPSPPKPIAPVSLTKKNNDTCSRCRQGFFCSDHGSQTKPSKPLLLPNSKDDSEKDKPAPVKKKIDLNEIQTCRNKGCGKTFKEKDNHETACEYHPGPPVFHDRIRGWKCCDMHVKEFDEFMNIPPCTKGWHNADPS